CAACGACTCGCACTACGTCGCCAGCGACGACTCCCGCGCCCACGAGATCCTGCTCTGCGTCCAGACCGCGGGCTCGATGAACGATCCCAACCGCTTCAAGTTCGACACGCAGGAGTTCTACATCAAGTCGGCCGACGAGATGCACACTCTCTTCGCCGACAACCCCGAGGTCTGCACCCGCACCATGCAGTTCGTCGACCGCTGCAATCTCAAGCTCAGCGCGGTCGACAACCCGTTCCCCGAGTTTCCCGTCCCCGAGGGCTACGACCTCTACAGCTACTTCGAACAGGTCTGCCGCGACGGCCTCAAGAAGCGTCTCGAGACTACCGTCGCTCACCTCCGCGCCAACGGCCTGCTCAAAAAATCCATCGCGGACTACGAAGCCCGTCTCAACCGCGAGCTCGACTGCATCAAGCAGATGAAGTTTCCGGGCTACTTCATGATCGTTTGGGACTTCATCCGCTACGCCAAGGAGCAGGGAATCCCCGTAGGCCCGGGTCGTGGCTCCGCCGCCGGATCGCTCGTCGCCTATGTCATGGAGATCACGGACATCGACCCGCTCCAGAACGAGCTGCTCTTCGAGCGGTTCCTCAACCCTGAGCGCGTCTCCATGCCCGATATCGATATCGACTTCTGCATGAACCGCCGCGGCGAGGTCATCGACTACGTCAAGCGCAAGTACGGCAACGATCAGGTCGCGCAGATCATCACCTTCAACACCATGGCCGCCAAGGCCGCCATCAAGGATGTCGGCCGTGCGCTCGAGATGCCCTACGGCGAGGTCGACCGCATCGCCAAGATGATCCCCGCGACCATCGGCATCACCATCGATCAGGCCCTCGCCGACAAAGGCCCTCTCTCGCAGGCCTACGAAGCCGACCCCAAGATCAAGGAACTGATCGACACCGCCATGCGCCTCGAAGGCCTCGTGCGCGGAGCCGGCGTCCACGCCGCCGGCGTCGTCATCGCGCCCAAGCCCCTCACCGAGCTTGTCCCCGTCACCCGCACCAAGGACGAGGCCACAGTCACCGCCTACGACATGAAGGCCGTCGAGAAGATGGGCCTCCTCAAGATGGACTTCCTCGGCCTGACGACGCTCACCGTCATCGACGACTGCCTCAAACTCATCAAGCAGACGACCGGCGAACTCCTCGACCTGACCAAGATCCCGCTCGACGACACGAAGACCTACGAGCAGGTTTTCCATCGCGCGCTCACCTCCGGCGTCTTCCAGTTTGAATCCGGCGGCATGCGCGACGTGCTGCGCCGCTACAAGCCCATCACCGTTGAAGACCTCACCGCACTCAACGCGCTCTACCGCCCGGGCCCAATCCAGGGCGGCATGATCGACGACTTCATCGAGCGCAAGTGGGGCCGCCGCGCCGTCGAGTACCTCCTTCCCGAATTGGAAGATCTCCTCAAGGAAACTCTTGGCGTCATCGTGTACCAGGAGCAGGTCATGCAGATATCCTCCGCCATTGCGGGCTACTCGCTCGGCGGCGCAGACCTCCTCCGCCGCGCCATGGGGAAAAAAGATCCCGAAGCCATGGCGAAGCAGCGCGATTTGTTCATGCAGGGAGCTGCGGAACGGAAGCACCCAAAGGAAAAGGCCGGCCAGCTCTTCGACCTGATCCTCCAGTTCGCAGGCTATGGCTTCAACAAGTCGCACTCCGCCGCCTACGCTCTTCTCGCGTATCACACCGCATGGCTCAAGACGCACTATCCGGTCGAGTTCATGGCCGCGCTGCTCACCTCCGAAACCTCCAAGCCCGAAAACGTC
This region of Acidobacteriota bacterium genomic DNA includes:
- the dnaE gene encoding DNA polymerase III subunit alpha, whose product is MAAEFTHLHLHTDYSLLDGACDVDKLAAHLSKIGQTAAAMTDHGNIFGAVHFFDAMKKKGIKPILGCELYLSETADHRDLSGGYNHFLVLAENEEGYRNLVRLTSEAALHGFYRKPRVSKEFLSKHTRGLIAFSGCLAGELNQHLMAKKYDEAKKTAGVFQDMFGKDNFFLEVQDHGLEPDKPVREALYRMEKDLGIPLIATNDSHYVASDDSRAHEILLCVQTAGSMNDPNRFKFDTQEFYIKSADEMHTLFADNPEVCTRTMQFVDRCNLKLSAVDNPFPEFPVPEGYDLYSYFEQVCRDGLKKRLETTVAHLRANGLLKKSIADYEARLNRELDCIKQMKFPGYFMIVWDFIRYAKEQGIPVGPGRGSAAGSLVAYVMEITDIDPLQNELLFERFLNPERVSMPDIDIDFCMNRRGEVIDYVKRKYGNDQVAQIITFNTMAAKAAIKDVGRALEMPYGEVDRIAKMIPATIGITIDQALADKGPLSQAYEADPKIKELIDTAMRLEGLVRGAGVHAAGVVIAPKPLTELVPVTRTKDEATVTAYDMKAVEKMGLLKMDFLGLTTLTVIDDCLKLIKQTTGELLDLTKIPLDDTKTYEQVFHRALTSGVFQFESGGMRDVLRRYKPITVEDLTALNALYRPGPIQGGMIDDFIERKWGRRAVEYLLPELEDLLKETLGVIVYQEQVMQISSAIAGYSLGGADLLRRAMGKKDPEAMAKQRDLFMQGAAERKHPKEKAGQLFDLILQFAGYGFNKSHSAAYALLAYHTAWLKTHYPVEFMAALLTSETSKPENVVKYIGECREMNIPVVPPNVQMSDANFTPVRNEQGSAIGFGLAAIKNVGHNAILSILEARSALHAEGKQGFSSLWEFCEKVDLSRLNKRVLESLIKAGAMDAFGNRAQTTAALDSAMERAQKAQRDAASGQHGLFGIFDSDVSSSKSADTLPAVPEWDEHTRLQNEKEVLGFFVSGHPMDKYREKLRNIKVVDTATAVEMKPEPQVFRRGRDESPQNEIQIAGVITGLKVAKSKRSGELYAQAALEDTTGKIELIAFPQSYEKLAEKLKIEVPVLVRGVLRGEEDSAPKLAISSIQALEDVKIKLPEALRIKVPLHNPDAALLEKLHDILTSMPGKGKLLLDLEEPGEFCAVLEPAGVMVAADRLFIDRVEELVGQGGVRVIS